The DNA window TTGTGGTATTCATCAAGAGGTAAGACATTGTGAGATAAGAAGTCATCGCCTGAGGAGAGTTTCTGAGCTACGAACGGTCTGGGGATAATGCGGCGACTGTTGAGCGCCTTCAGGATCTTTTCATACTTCTCTTCATTTTGCATCATCTCATTCAGAACACAGATTGGAGATTTGTGAGCATCCCATTTAGTTTTCCCAAGTCTTTTCAGATGGCCTCTGACATGATTTGATAACCCAATCTTTGTGTCAAACCAACCACCACAGAGCTGACAAGTATGTTCGGAAGTAGTTTCAGACTTCTCTATAgctaaaaaaagatttttaagagtAGTATCAGACTCTTACAAATCACTGTAAATGAATAAACTCATAAATGGAAACTGTGTGATTCTAAAAAGGAACAAACTCAAACACAGTTTTCACCTCCTCTGAATCTGAACAGATTTATTAGGCCCCAACTATCTCCAACAGTAAACTTACCTTTTCTAACTCGTTTCACAGGTGTCCCAGTGCCAGTTCTTTTGAAATGCTGCATCTTGTCACTTGTGGCTATTTGTTCTGGTGATACAACATGACGGGCTTCATAGCTCAATCCTGCTCTGTGAAGATGTCCTCGGACGTGATTTGACAACCCAACACCTGTTTCAAATGTTGCTGGGCAATAAGGACATGATTTCTTCTCAAGAGACAAATCAGTCCAATGAAAAACAGAACTATGCTTTGACAAAGGCGTTTCTGGGTTTTCCAAATGCTGAGGATCATGTATATCTTGTAAAAAGCTGTTAGTGCCACCATCTTCATAATATTCAAAGTAGAAGCCATCATTCTGATCGTAACTCAGGGCAGCACTGTCTCCAGGGCCCTGGCCCTCTATCTTGCTTTTAAACAGGGGCAATAAATTTACATGTTCTTGACTAAGGTCACTGTAGGCTTCTTCTTCCATGGCCTGTGTAGTGTAGTCACCTAACTCAACGTTATCCCAGGAGCTGTCATCTTCTGTTTCGTAACTATCTTTCTTATCAGAATGAAGCTTTTGCAAAACAACAACAGTCATTTTATGCAGAAAGTCGGGATAGCTATCCAGGTCCTCTCCAGCAGAGCTTTCCTTCTTTGAAGCCTTAACTACTCTTTTTACAGCTACGCGCTTGTGGTCTTTCTCGTTTTCTGGCCTTTTGGTATCTGCATTATGAGGgtctgaaataaaattattatgagaGTTACTTGATGAAAATAGATGTAAAGAGTTTAATGAATTAACCTCTTTTTTGAAAGGAAGTGGGTATGAGTCACCTGATTTTCTGATCGTCCGGTAGTTGTCATACTTGTGTCTATATAAATAACTGCTGTCTGCCCTGGCGTTAGGTTTTTCTCTTGGGGCCTGATGGAAATACTTTGGTTTTTGGTCAGTGCTGCTCTTAACTATAACGTTCTTGTGAGGAGACTTATTTTGACTGCATGCATTTACACCAGATTGGGCAATGCTTTTCCGGGCTTTTTGTATTCTATGTGGACGCTtatgaaattttgaaaaattacttgAATGTGAGCTTGATCCAAATGTTCGTTTAGCATCCTGTTTTAAAGCAGAGTTCTTTGGAAACGTACTTGGCTGCTGTTTAGCTAATGACTTGGTGCTATCGACATCTACAGACTCCTCGAGGCTGTCACTTTTTCTTttgtcaagtccaagtggattaccAAAGGAATCGACACACGAGGAGGAGTGCAAATACTCCATGTGCTTCTTCAGAGTACTTCTGGCTGAAGTAGTGAAGGGACACATCTTACATGGGAAAGTAGCAGGTTTTTTGGATGATCCTATaacagagtctttcactgaagtcttcttttgtgtttttctctggGTTATTTCTGAACTCACGACAGGACACTTCACTGCTGCTCCATGGGCAATGCCCCTATGGCATTCCAGCTCATTCTCCGTCACTGCCATGAAGTTACACTCCTCACAGCAGTAGTACCTTTTGTCTTTCTCGTGGGTTTTAGCATGTTGCACAAACGTCTTAGGGCAATTGGTACCAAACACACACTGAGGGCACTGTAGTCGAGCATTTCTGCCTTCATCCTGGAGCTCTTTTAACTCACGAATTTCTTCCATCAGCTTCTGCCGTCTTTCTTGGTGAATGATCATATGTTTTAGCAGTGAATTACGATCTCGAAATGTCCGTCCACATTCTCTACAAGCATATGGCCTGGGGACATTAAGGTGGCGAAAG is part of the Mus pahari chromosome 13, PAHARI_EIJ_v1.1, whole genome shotgun sequence genome and encodes:
- the Znf644 gene encoding zinc finger protein 644 isoform X2 gives rise to the protein MDDLKINTNITGAKEELQDDNNFISEKDSGVHKPKDCQTSFQKNSSLTLSEELSEDQSEKALGGGQSALFIPAGTPAVPSENFTLPTGAVVNGPVSRSPSTKTSNMNEGSVSLTTGQPADQLTTESCSTLKTAADHQLSTPQKASQHQVLFLLSDVAHTKNPTHSIKKVPTSALVGCDVQNSVGDSMKSESTLISQAEVGQGDAATVVRDNCVGALAVISSGTDEFRSENDTNWDPQKEFIQFLMTSEEAVDKPPAHSKVVGLEKKRKRKMDVSKITRYTEDCYSDSGRAPGKSKTLQVDFPGQNEEIQAIDSQSYTLSKVKPESADGDLESVDTFQHLVYNSDKCGEDNSPVHTRTLISNTLKKKCEESDPESPVAFSTEEPSFYPCTKCNVNFREKKHLHRHMMYHLDGNSHFRHLNVPRPYACRECGRTFRDRNSLLKHMIIHQERRQKLMEEIRELKELQDEGRNARLQCPQCVFGTNCPKTFVQHAKTHEKDKRYYCCEECNFMAVTENELECHRGIAHGAAVKCPVVSSEITQRKTQKKTSVKDSVIGSSKKPATFPCKMCPFTTSARSTLKKHMEYLHSSSCVDSFGNPLGLDKRKSDSLEESVDVDSTKSLAKQQPSTFPKNSALKQDAKRTFGSSSHSSNFSKFHKRPHRIQKARKSIAQSGVNACSQNKSPHKNVIVKSSTDQKPKYFHQAPREKPNARADSSYLYRHKYDNYRTIRKSGDSYPLPFKKEVNSLNSLHLFSSSNSHNNFISDPHNADTKRPENEKDHKRVAVKRVVKASKKESSAGEDLDSYPDFLHKMTVVVLQKLHSDKKDSYETEDDSSWDNVELGDYTTQAMEEEAYSDLSQEHVNLLPLFKSKIEGQGPGDSAALSYDQNDGFYFEYYEDGGTNSFLQDIHDPQHLENPETPLSKHSSVFHWTDLSLEKKSCPYCPATFETGVGLSNHVRGHLHRAGLSYEARHVVSPEQIATSDKMQHFKRTGTGTPVKRVRKAIEKSETTSEHTCQLCGGWFDTKIGLSNHVRGHLKRLGKTKWDAHKSPICVLNEMMQNEEKYEKILKALNSRRIIPRPFVAQKLSSGDDFLSHNVLPLDEYHNGLKTEALSVSASEEEGLHFLSECGERKPELPSGRKNQSLTLIELLKSRRLGEERNSAVSPHKIHNQTARKRFVQKCVLPLNEDSPLIYQPQKMDLTMHSGVPVKLTCVHCNTAFTSAVSLSNHSRACARRKSAGLVAGAAIDCKQKKSRSRSGSKKKMLTLPHGADEVYILRCRFCGLVFRGPLSVQEDWIKHLQRHIVNANLPRTGAGMVEVTSLLKKPASITETSFSLLMAEAAS
- the Znf644 gene encoding zinc finger protein 644 isoform X5 — its product is MRLFLHQDVNKPKFRLNVLNGLANNMDDLKINTNITGAKEELQDDNNFISEKDSGVHKPKDCQTSFQKNSSLTLSEELSEDQSEKALGGGQSALFIPAGTPAVPSENFTLPTGAVVNGPVSRSPSTKTSNMNEGSVSLTTGQPADQLTTESCSTLKTAADHQLSTPQKASQHQVLFLLSDVAHTKNPTHSIKKVPTSALVGCDVQNSVGDSMKSESTLISQAEVGQGDAATVVRDNCVGALAVISSGTDEFRSENDTNWDPQKEFIQFLMTSEEAVDKPPAHSKVVGLEKKRKRKMDVSKITRYTEDCYSDSGRAPGKSKTLQVDFPGQNEEIQAIDSQSYTLSKVKPESADGDLESVDTFQHLVYNSDKCGEDNSPVHTRTLISNTLKKKCEESDPESPVAFSTEEPSFYPCTKCNVNFREKKHLHRHMMYHLDGNSHFRHLNVPRPYACRECGRTFRDRNSLLKHMIIHQERRQKLMEEIRELKELQDEGRNARLQCPQCVFGTNCPKTFVQHAKTHEKDKRYYCCEECNFMAVTENELECHRGIAHGAAVKCPVVSSEITQRKTQKKTSVKDSVIGSSKKPATFPCKMCPFTTSARSTLKKHMEYLHSSSCVDSFGNPLGLDKRKSDSLEESVDVDSTKSLAKQQPSTFPKNSALKQDAKRTFGSSSHSSNFSKFHKRPHRIQKARKSIAQSGVNACSQNKSPHKNVIVKSSTDQKPKYFHQAPREKPNARADSSYLYRHKYDNYRTIRKSDPHNADTKRPENEKDHKRVAVKRVVKASKKESSAGEDLDSYPDFLHKMTVVVLQKLHSDKKDSYETEDDSSWDNVELGDYTTQAMEEEAYSDLSQEHVNLLPLFKSKIEGQGPGDSAALSYDQNDGFYFEYYEDGGTNSFLQDIHDPQHLENPETPLSKHSSVFHWTDLSLEKKSCPYCPATFETGVGLSNHVRGHLHRAGLSYEARHVVSPEQIATSDKMQHFKRTGTGTPVKRVRKAIEKSETTSEHTCQLCGGWFDTKIGLSNHVRGHLKRLGKTKWDAHKSPICVLNEMMQNEEKYEKILKALNSRRIIPRPFVAQKLSSGDDFLSHNVLPLDEYHNGLKTEALSVSASEEEGLHFLSECGERKPELPSGRKNQSLTLIELLKSRRLGEERNSAVSPHKIHNQTARKRFVQKCVLPLNEDSPLIYQPQKMDLTMHSAIDCKQKKSRSRSGSKKKMLTLPHGADEVYILRCRFCGLVFRGPLSVQEDWIKHLQRHIVNANLPRTGAGMVEVTSLLKKPASITETSFSLLMAEAAS
- the Znf644 gene encoding zinc finger protein 644 isoform X6 translates to MDDLKINTNITGAKEELQDDNNFISEKDSGVHKPKDCQTSFQKNSSLTLSEELSEDQSEKALGGGQSALFIPAGTPAVPSENFTLPTGAVVNGPVSRSPSTKTSNMNEGSVSLTTGQPADQLTTESCSTLKTAADHQLSTPQKASQHQVLFLLSDVAHTKNPTHSIKKVPTSALVGCDVQNSVGDSMKSESTLISQAEVGQGDAATVVRDNCVGALAVISSGTDEFRSENDTNWDPQKEFIQFLMTSEEAVDKPPAHSKVVGLEKKRKRKMDVSKITRYTEDCYSDSGRAPGKSKTLQVDFPGQNEEIQAIDSQSYTLSKVKPESADGDLESVDTFQHLVYNSDKCGEDNSPVHTRTLISNTLKKKCEESDPESPVAFSTEEPSFYPCTKCNVNFREKKHLHRHMMYHLDGNSHFRHLNVPRPYACRECGRTFRDRNSLLKHMIIHQERRQKLMEEIRELKELQDEGRNARLQCPQCVFGTNCPKTFVQHAKTHEKDKRYYCCEECNFMAVTENELECHRGIAHGAAVKCPVVSSEITQRKTQKKTSVKDSVIGSSKKPATFPCKMCPFTTSARSTLKKHMEYLHSSSCVDSFGNPLGLDKRKSDSLEESVDVDSTKSLAKQQPSTFPKNSALKQDAKRTFGSSSHSSNFSKFHKRPHRIQKARKSIAQSGVNACSQNKSPHKNVIVKSSTDQKPKYFHQAPREKPNARADSSYLYRHKYDNYRTIRKSDPHNADTKRPENEKDHKRVAVKRVVKASKKESSAGEDLDSYPDFLHKMTVVVLQKLHSDKKDSYETEDDSSWDNVELGDYTTQAMEEEAYSDLSQEHVNLLPLFKSKIEGQGPGDSAALSYDQNDGFYFEYYEDGGTNSFLQDIHDPQHLENPETPLSKHSSVFHWTDLSLEKKSCPYCPATFETGVGLSNHVRGHLHRAGLSYEARHVVSPEQIATSDKMQHFKRTGTGTPVKRVRKAIEKSETTSEHTCQLCGGWFDTKIGLSNHVRGHLKRLGKTKWDAHKSPICVLNEMMQNEEKYEKILKALNSRRIIPRPFVAQKLSSGDDFLSHNVLPLDEYHNGLKTEALSVSASEEEGLHFLSECGERKPELPSGRKNQSLTLIELLKSRRLGEERNSAVSPHKIHNQTARKRFVQKCVLPLNEDSPLIYQPQKMDLTMHSAIDCKQKKSRSRSGSKKKMLTLPHGADEVYILRCRFCGLVFRGPLSVQEDWIKHLQRHIVNANLPRTGAGMVEVTSLLKKPASITETSFSLLMAEAAS
- the Znf644 gene encoding zinc finger protein 644 isoform X1; its protein translation is MRLFLHQDVNKPKFRLNVLNGLANNMDDLKINTNITGAKEELQDDNNFISEKDSGVHKPKDCQTSFQKNSSLTLSEELSEDQSEKALGGGQSALFIPAGTPAVPSENFTLPTGAVVNGPVSRSPSTKTSNMNEGSVSLTTGQPADQLTTESCSTLKTAADHQLSTPQKASQHQVLFLLSDVAHTKNPTHSIKKVPTSALVGCDVQNSVGDSMKSESTLISQAEVGQGDAATVVRDNCVGALAVISSGTDEFRSENDTNWDPQKEFIQFLMTSEEAVDKPPAHSKVVGLEKKRKRKMDVSKITRYTEDCYSDSGRAPGKSKTLQVDFPGQNEEIQAIDSQSYTLSKVKPESADGDLESVDTFQHLVYNSDKCGEDNSPVHTRTLISNTLKKKCEESDPESPVAFSTEEPSFYPCTKCNVNFREKKHLHRHMMYHLDGNSHFRHLNVPRPYACRECGRTFRDRNSLLKHMIIHQERRQKLMEEIRELKELQDEGRNARLQCPQCVFGTNCPKTFVQHAKTHEKDKRYYCCEECNFMAVTENELECHRGIAHGAAVKCPVVSSEITQRKTQKKTSVKDSVIGSSKKPATFPCKMCPFTTSARSTLKKHMEYLHSSSCVDSFGNPLGLDKRKSDSLEESVDVDSTKSLAKQQPSTFPKNSALKQDAKRTFGSSSHSSNFSKFHKRPHRIQKARKSIAQSGVNACSQNKSPHKNVIVKSSTDQKPKYFHQAPREKPNARADSSYLYRHKYDNYRTIRKSGDSYPLPFKKEVNSLNSLHLFSSSNSHNNFISDPHNADTKRPENEKDHKRVAVKRVVKASKKESSAGEDLDSYPDFLHKMTVVVLQKLHSDKKDSYETEDDSSWDNVELGDYTTQAMEEEAYSDLSQEHVNLLPLFKSKIEGQGPGDSAALSYDQNDGFYFEYYEDGGTNSFLQDIHDPQHLENPETPLSKHSSVFHWTDLSLEKKSCPYCPATFETGVGLSNHVRGHLHRAGLSYEARHVVSPEQIATSDKMQHFKRTGTGTPVKRVRKAIEKSETTSEHTCQLCGGWFDTKIGLSNHVRGHLKRLGKTKWDAHKSPICVLNEMMQNEEKYEKILKALNSRRIIPRPFVAQKLSSGDDFLSHNVLPLDEYHNGLKTEALSVSASEEEGLHFLSECGERKPELPSGRKNQSLTLIELLKSRRLGEERNSAVSPHKIHNQTARKRFVQKCVLPLNEDSPLIYQPQKMDLTMHSGVPVKLTCVHCNTAFTSAVSLSNHSRACARRKSAGLVAGAAIDCKQKKSRSRSGSKKKMLTLPHGADEVYILRCRFCGLVFRGPLSVQEDWIKHLQRHIVNANLPRTGAGMVEVTSLLKKPASITETSFSLLMAEAAS
- the Znf644 gene encoding zinc finger protein 644 isoform X7; the protein is MRLFLHQDVNKPKFRLNVLNGLANNMDDLKINTNITGAKEELQDDNNFISEKDSGVHKPKDCQTSFQKNSSLTLSEELSEDQSEKALGGGQSALFIPAGTPAVPSENFTLPTGAVVNGPVSRSPSTKTSNMNEGSVSLTTGQPADQLTTESCSTLKTAADHQLSTPQKASQHQVLFLLSDVAHTKNPTHSIKKVPTSALVGCDVQNSVGDSMKSESTLISQAEVGQGDAATVVRDNCVGALAVISSGTDEFRSENDTNWDPQKEFIQFLMTSEEAVDKPPAHSKVVGLEKKRKRKMDVSKITRYTEDCYSDSGRAPGKSKTLQVDFPGQNEEIQAIDSQSYTLSKVKPESADGDLESVDTFQHLVYNSDKCGEDNSPVHTRTLISNTLKKKCEESDPESPVAFSTEEPSFYPCTKCNVNFREKKHLHRHMMYHLDGNSHFRHLNVPRPYACRECGRTFRDRNSLLKHMIIHQERRQKLMEEIRELKELQDEGRNARLQCPQCVFGTNCPKTFVQHAKTHEKDKRYYCCEECNFMAVTENELECHRGIAHGAAVKCPVVSSEITQRKTQKKTSVKDSVIGSSKKPATFPCKMCPFTTSARSTLKKHMEYLHSSSCVDSFGNPLGLDKRKSDSLEESVDVDSTKSLAKQQPSTFPKNSALKQDAKRTFGSSSHSSNFSKFHKRPHRIQKARKSIAQSGVNACSQNKSPHKNVIVKSSTDQKPKYFHQAPREKPNARADSSYLYRHKYDNYRTIRKSGDSYPLPFKKEVNSLNSLHLFSSSNSHNNFISDPHNADTKRPENEKDHKRVAVKRVVKASKKESSAGEDLDSYPDFLHKMTVVVLQKLHSDKKDSYETEDDSSWDNVELGDYTTQAMEEEAYSDLSQEHVNLLPLFKSKIEGQGPGDSAALSYDQNDGFYFEYYEDGGTNSFLQDIHDPQHLENPETPLSKHSSVFHWTDLSLEKKSCPYCPATFETGVGLSNHVRGHLHRAGLSYEARHVVSPEQIATSDKMQHFKRTGTGTPVKRVRKAIDCKQKKSRSRSGSKKKMLTLPHGADEVYILRCRFCGLVFRGPLSVQEDWIKHLQRHIVNANLPRTGAGMVEVTSLLKKPASITETSFSLLMAEAAS
- the Znf644 gene encoding zinc finger protein 644 isoform X4, translating into MRLFLHQDVNKPKFRLNVLNGLANNMDDLKINTNITGAKEELQDDNNFISEKDSGVHKPKDCQTSFQKNSSLTLSEELSEDQSEKALGGGQSALFIPAGTPAVPSENFTLPTGAVVNGPVSRSPSTKTSNMNEGSVSLTTGQPADQLTTESCSTLKTAADHQLSTPQKASQHQVLFLLSDVAHTKNPTHSIKKVPTSALVGCDVQNSVGDSMKSESTLISQAEVGQGDAATVVRDNCVGALAVISSGTDEFRSENDTNWDPQKEFIQFLMTSEEAVDKPPAHSKVVGLEKKRKRKMDVSKITRYTEDCYSDSGRAPGKSKTLQVDFPGQNEEIQAIDSQSYTLSKVKPESADGDLESVDTFQHLVYNSDKCGEDNSPVHTRTLISNTLKKKCEESDPESPVAFSTEEPSFYPCTKCNVNFREKKHLHRHMMYHLDGNSHFRHLNVPRPYACRECGRTFRDRNSLLKHMIIHQERRQKLMEEIRELKELQDEGRNARLQCPQCVFGTNCPKTFVQHAKTHEKDKRYYCCEECNFMAVTENELECHRGIAHGAAVKCPVVSSEITQRKTQKKTSVKDSVIGSSKKPATFPCKMCPFTTSARSTLKKHMEYLHSSSCVDSFGNPLGLDKRKSDSLEESVDVDSTKSLAKQQPSTFPKNSALKQDAKRTFGSSSHSSNFSKFHKRPHRIQKARKSIAQSGVNACSQNKSPHKNVIVKSSTDQKPKYFHQAPREKPNARADSSYLYRHKYDNYRTIRKSGDSYPLPFKKEVNSLNSLHLFSSSNSHNNFISDPHNADTKRPENEKDHKRVAVKRVVKASKKESSAGEDLDSYPDFLHKMTVVVLQKLHSDKKDSYETEDDSSWDNVELGDYTTQAMEEEAYSDLSQEHVNLLPLFKSKIEGQGPGDSAALSYDQNDGFYFEYYEDGGTNSFLQDIHDPQHLENPETPLSKHSSVFHWTDLSLEKKSCPYCPATFETGVGLSNHVRGHLHRAGLSYEARHVVSPEQIATSDKMQHFKRTGTGTPVKRVRKAIEKSETTSEHTCQLCGGWFDTKIGLSNHVRGHLKRLGKTKWDAHKSPICVLNEMMQNEEKYEKILKALNSRRIIPRPFVAQKLSSGDDFLSHNVLPLDEYHNGLKTEALSVSASEEEGLHFLSECGERKPELPSGRKNQSLTLIELLKSRRLGEERNSAVSPHKIHNQTARKRFVQKCVLPLNEDSPLIYQPQKMDLTMHSAIDCKQKKSRSRSGSKKKMLTLPHGADEVYILRCRFCGLVFRGPLSVQEDWIKHLQRHIVNANLPRTGAGMVEVTSLLKKPASITETSFSLLMAEAAS